The following are encoded in a window of Schistocerca nitens isolate TAMUIC-IGC-003100 chromosome 9, iqSchNite1.1, whole genome shotgun sequence genomic DNA:
- the LOC126203816 gene encoding 3-oxoacyl-[acyl-carrier-protein] reductase FabG-like — protein sequence MSLKSKVVVITGASSGIGAGVAIRLAKLGCRLVLCGRNETNLKKTATQCTEAGLPQDEVLCVVGDVTSVDDCKRIVDETIGHFGQLDVLVNNAGQLTPGSIYNMTLEQYDKTMNVNVRSVIVLTQLAVPHLEKTKGTIINVSSIAGIRSFPGILAYAMSKAALDQFTHCLALELADRGIRVNAVNPGVIVTEVHKRGGMSDADYEKFLEKCKTTHALGRPGNVEEVAGTIAFLASDDASFITGVTLPVDGGRGCMCPR from the exons ATGTCATTGAAGTCGAAAGTGGTTGTTATTACAG GAGCTAGTTCCGGCATTGGAGCTGGTGTTGCTATTAGACTGGCAAAATTGGGTTGCCGCCTCGTTCTTTGTGGTCGTAACGAGACTAATTTGAAGAAAACAGCAACGCAGTGTACCGAAGCTGGTCTGCCTCAAGACGAG GTGTTGTGTGTGGTGGGAGATGTGACCAGTGTGGATGACTGTAAGCGCATAGTAGATGAAACTATTGGCCACTTTGGACAGTTGGATGTACTG GTGAATAATGCTGGACAGTTAACCCCAGGATCAATATACAACATGACTTTAGAGCAATATGATAAGACCATGAATGTGAATGTACGGTCAGTTATTGTGCTTACTCAGCTAGCAGTTCCTCATCTTGAGAAAACTAAAGGCACTATCATCAATGTTTCCAGCATAGCTGGTATCAGATCT TTTCCAGGTATCTTGGCATATGCAATGTCCAAAGCAGCTTTGGACCAGTTTACACATTGCCTTGCACTAGAGCTTGCTGATCGTGGAATCAGAGTCAACGCTGTGAACCCAGGTGTTATTGTTACTGAGGTGCACAAACGTGGTGGCATGTCTGATGCAGATTACGAAAAG TTCCTTGAGAAGTGTAAGACAACACATGCTCTGGGGAGACCGGGGAATGTCGAGGAAGTTGCTGGTACTATAGCTTTCCTGGCTTCAGATGATGCGTCTTTCATCACTGGTGTCACCCTTCCAGTTGATGGAGGAAGAGGATGCATGTGCCCACGATAA